A stretch of DNA from Acropora palmata chromosome 12, jaAcrPala1.3, whole genome shotgun sequence:
aagAGATGGATGGCAAAataacaaacacaaaaaagtcaaaatttcagctaaatttgcaaacaaaattgatttaattaaGGAATACTATTCTTTGATTCCACTTTAAAGTGGAAAATAATAgcaacagaaaagaaataagaaaatgggaaAAGGATGAAGGGTAAAATGGTGAGGTAGAACAGATTATGAAGGGGTAAAGTGAATTTCTCCCAACATCCATCTATAATAACCTTTGCTAGTACCCAACCAaagttaaaagtgttttagaAAGCCAAGAAAATAACAAGTTTAAATTACCTTTGACAAAATGACCCACCAATATCTTACATGCAGTTCATTGGAAATAAAACAACCCAAAAAAATTCGTTACTTTAGATGTAATAGTTAGTCGACGGGCTAATGTTCCAGACCTATATTTTGTATTTAAGCGACGTTAAGTGATAAATAACGTACAGTAACAGCATCAAGTTAAAGGGCATAATTCGTTTTCAAATAGAATGCCAAAATTAAGTGGGCGAAGCTAACTAATTAATACACTTATTGTTAAATCACTTAAATTTTTATGCAAGctggttttcttttcagcGTAAAAACTCTAAGAGAAAGGGAAATGAATTATGATGCGGAGCTACATCGAAGACTCCACAAGTACTGAAGAGCCGGCTTGTTTGGCTCCACGAGCGAAGCGTCAGTCCAGAGAAAGCCAAACTTCTCTCGAAAATTCAATCCATTCCCGAGCCAAATGAGCCAGGACTTATTTTTTCTTCGAATGTGGCCCTGTACTCTGAAATTCAGTGTCCCAAAAATGCACATAAAGACGAAACCGAGGCTCAAAAAGAAACTAACCCGGCGAAAATTTACAAATTGCATACAATATACCATCGACAAAACTTACGTCTTCGACAGTTCCCGCACCGCGCTCTTTCCAACAGAAGTGCATCAGGGAATCTTCACTCTGATAAATAGACACCAATCCCTTTCTTTTATCAGGAGTAACAGTTGTTCCTTTCAGAGACATTTTTCCAGCACGAAATTCGACGAGGTTCTTTGAAGATGATCTCCCTGAATGCCCGAATAACCCTTGGCTGGCCATTTTGAATGTAAGAGTGACTCAGCTTCGTCGTAGAGGGACTGGGGGATGCGGATCCTGTGGCATGACCGATTAGAGCTGGTAACTACGCTGTTGATGCGCGTCTAAAATGGCGAGTACGAGAGATGTGAACGGCACGGCAAGTAACGGAAAAAACACGGTTTCCTGGAGTCACGATCAAGATTTGAAACTCTTGGAAAAGGTAGAGAGCCACTTAAATAGTTTTGAAGCGGAAAAGCAGGTTTTTCCGAAAGATTTAAAATGGCGTGAGATTGCATTCGACGATTTCGATGAACACGAGGTGAAGAAGCATTGGGCAACAATAACTTCTGGTGTACGTAAAATTAGAAATGCTAGAGAAATTTTAGAAGATACaaagatcaaaattgagcatggCAAGCCAAcgagaaagaggaaaaaagatGCACGTGACCCCTCGATACCACTTAAGCCAAAAACcgcttattttcttttcatggaaaaaaaaaaaccgcgcGTTGCTGCAAAACATCCCTCCCTGAGTATATTAGAAATAGCGGCGAAGGTCGGCaaaaagtggcgagaaatgtcGGAAGACGAAAGGGAAAAATACAAGGCGATATATCGCGAGAACAAGGAACAATACGATCGCGATCTTGCACAGTACTTTCTGGAGAATAATCCCGGTGTAACTCCGCCTAAAACAGCTTTTGAGCTTTGGTCGAAAGGGAAGGCAAAGGAGTTGAAGGATTCACGTCCAGACATCCCGGAGAAAAAGCTGAACaagaagttaaagaaatattggGAGAGTCTGGAAGATAAAGAGGATTGGgagagaaaagcaaagaaagaaacagaaaagttTCTAAAAAGAATGAGAGGGAAGGCCCAACGTGATAAAGGTATTCCTATTGTTTTAGTTGTAAGGCTGGTTTTCATTGACAGTGGTGGGGTATTTACTCCCAGAAAAGTTAGGTCGGGACATGCAGCCCACTTTCTGCAACGCTTAACCTACTTCAGACCAAGATCTGCAATTTTCCCTGCTTCATTTCAGACCTGATCAAAAATTTGATGGCTATGTCAGACTTGACACTTACCCTATTTCAGACCTGCCTTACAATCAGTTCCCTAGTGCACAAAACATAGCGGAATTGTTAAAAAAGCATATCCTTTAGGGCCATACATACATATAAAGCCCAGGTAAGGGAGTACCACTCCCTGGGCAACAGAGTTGTCGAAGGATTTATCTTAAAGAGCAGTTGTAACCTTGTGAAAATTGGAGTAGTAACCAGAGCCATAAGCTTGGTGGAGTCAGTCAGGCGAGCGGCGCccttctgattggctctcaAACTCCATCACCAGTAGAAAACAGCCTTTAGCAAtggaaccaatcaaattcctTCCCATTGCTCTGGGTATGTCCCCAGCCAGATGATTCTTTCTTCCCAAGGGGTGTGGGGGAGGGGGAAAACTCCATAGTTTAGTGTGCAATTCAGTCTCTACACAATGTTGTCTAATGCAGTAACAAGCAACATGtattttggcttttttcaTTGATTGCGATAAATTTGGTTGCATTGACAAAGATAAGAAGAAGATCTCTGGTCTTCACtactttaaatttttaaactttacCCCTGCTTTCTGATAACAACAGATTCAATACCGAGTAACAAGCTTGACTTTGATAGATGGCACAAAGTATGCCATTAACCCTTCCACTTTCAAAGAGGGCAcaatatcaatattattttggctcctaaaaattcaaaagtggTTGCCAAGCACAAAAAATCATGTAGTAGTCAATCCCCCCccgtcccccccccccaccaaAATGACATTTCATTCCATAGTAGCTTTCAAAAGACCTAAAAAGGGGAATATTGACATGTTTTCCTCAAAGAATTCAACTCAGACTGAGACCTTGTAATGTTTGCACCAATTTACCCGCTTTGACGTTTTATTTAATTGCACAATACATAAAGTCATGATGTAGGGTTTTGGCCCAAATTGACAACTACTGGcaacttttgaatcttggcCGTGAGCATGGAAAACTTATGCGTATTGCCGACTATTGATATATCAGCTGCATTGTTGTGCCCTGCCAAAGGTGAGGatttaaaaaacgaaaaaacgcTTAACCcttattgtaaaataataattattatcatagtGGGCATTGaaacgttttgttttatttcattggttagagtaataaaacaatagagttcaGTGTTCAATCTAGAAATAAGTCAAAGTGGGTCATATGTCTCACATGACCTTTAAATTGGGTCATTTCAAAAATGGTCTGGGTCAAGCTATGACattgaaactttgaaaaacagACATAATTCAAACTAACATGATCAGTATTAATTTTCATAGTTTTTATGCTCTTCACAGTTTTGATTTGTGTATTGCAGTAAACGGTCAAGTAATTGTAGAGCTgaaacattattttgaaaaatgacaatCAATTCTGAATAAAGGAACGCCTGGCGCAAAATGTACGTGTACGCGCGTAGTCTGAAATGACAGTAATTTCACATGCTCATTTCAGGCTAGGGagcacattttttttaaatttaccttTACTATTCACTGCTGCTCTGGAAGTACCTATATATGAGgcaacttgtttttttcttttttttttttcttttattttatttttttattttctttttttcacatcAGTATGACCCCatgatcatttcattttgtgtcAGAATAGAATATTCCGTGTGAATGATGCAAAAACGCAGCCTAGATTGAACACTGACAGTTTATGTTTGCAGgcataaaaatgtttttttgggccagactcagactcattttagcccaagCTGTTAGGtaagggttaaaatgagctctaagaagggcccaaaatatGCCGAAGAACATAAATtgtattactattgttattgctatggggggcattgagaaaatgaaaactgaaaaaaataacaaaacagactgaagaattttttttttcacccatGCTGTTagaaataacaagaaacacaGTAATGGCTCCCAGATTTTGATTAGCAGCTTCCATCATATGATTATATGAATcttgcttttcattggtttatttccagcgggctaaaatacattttagcctgCCAATTTCTCCATTTTGGTGTGCACAATATGTCACAGTGCCTGACAAAGTGACAGTAATGATATTGGTATTGTCCACTTGAGGAGTAGAGTCAGAAAGACACTGAAGATCTTCAGTCTGTATTCCTCTTTACAAGTGATGTTGAAATTGAATCAAAATTCAGTATCACTTTGTGATGCTTCTTCAATGaagcatgcatctaattatgtACTTGCAATCTTGGGCATAACTGGAGCATTATGCATATCTTGTAGATTAAGGTGAATTTCAGGTCTGAATGATTTCATCCCAGgttgattttttcatttttgtgtggcattcattatcataaatacaaacaaaaggaTAGATGAGAAATTAAACAAGGTTGAGATCATCTTGACCTGAAATTTTAACTTATGTAACATATAATTTCTCTGATTTTTAGTGTGACAAGGAGAAGAAGATGATCTGGTATCAAAATGCCACTGTTTCTTGGCTCCTTCCCCCTTTTTTCCCAGACCTGCTTACTCTTATAAGCTGCGAACAGACTACAGTCTGTAGATTCAACTTCAAGACTGATAATCAACGACTTTCAGGAATTACATTATTAGCAtttgaaacttcaacatcTCTCTTTCCCAGTGcatttgaacaaaaaagaataTGAAAGATTAGACCCTTCAAATTCCCAATTCCGTAAGACAAAAGTTGTATACTCAAGGAAACATTAAAATCCTTCTTGGTCAGATGAAaaacagaataataataataataaaattagcGAGGTTGCTTGTACATACTGGTATCTTCAATCACACTGCAAAGCCTTGaaatcttttctttgaaaaccaTTTGCTTGCAGAAATGACATTTCCAATAACGTTCTCTTCTGTTTTGCATACATGTGTATTGCTTGTTTGACTTAAAGGGGCACTGTCACAGTGGTTTGGCTGTATTTAGGTCATAACTGGTTTTAGGAACAAAACATTCTTTATAAACCAAAaagagaggttttttttttattccaaagTGCTCAACAACATTGCCTATAAACCAAAAAGAGAGTATAAAATGAGTTTTCCCAGGGAATGCCATCTGTGGTAAAATTTGGAAAcattggccattttttttttcgagtttCAAGTGTACAGTACTAcaaaagttattgtaaaaaaagatTTGCACTAATTTCTATTTCCACCTATTTTAGCATTTTAAAGCTTACTGGGGCAGCTCCCCTTAATTATTAGGATTTATTTTGATACTGCCTGTCTAAAAATGgtgtttgaaatttaaaacttgaCATAATTTATCAAATTCTCTACCCCTATCACGCAGTTGTTGTCAAATTCGTCCTCCACCCTTGATGTAAAGTGTTCAAATATACTCCAATATCTCACGGGTATTTGTTGAAGTTTCAAGCTGATTGTCCTtggatttttttattgtgtgAAAAACTTTGCAGTAGTTAAGGACCTTACGCTTAAAACAGTCTTCACCAATTCTGATGCAGGTGATAGTCTTGTAACTACAGTATTTATACAGAGTAGTTTGATCAATTAAAGCACCATTCCATTCATAACAATAACTATTCATAATAATTCTGATTCAGAAGTTTGACATTGTAAAATATTAATGTGCTGAGATGACCatggaaacatttttttttattcaatcaTCTTGCTACATTGTGATGAAATTTCTCAGTCTGCTAAAGTGCTCCTAAcctccaattttctttttttgtaagcCATGGAAGAATTCTTTTGTTCCTGGTGATGTTGGTGAAAAAATTAGTTATACATCATTTCCTCAATTTTCAGTAAATGTTAGAAATTCTTTAAATATGCGCCACTTTAGTTCACCACTGAGATTTACAGGAGATTTGGTCCAAGTCTAGTCTGTGACCTCAGCTGGGGAAGTGATTTGTGCACAGAGAGATGCTGACAGGTCAATGGGAGGGAGAAAAGTTTGTCTTGAACACGGCCAATACGTCTGTTGCTGCCAATTGacatttttgctgattttaaATGATTCCTCTACCGGAAGGTCAAGTTATAGAGATTTTAAGTCCAGAAACTTCAGACAAACTTCAGCTGATCACACAAGCATCTCAAAAGTGAAGCAATATTATTGGCTTCGGCTTCTGATGTCACAAATACATTAGGTTTCAGACCTCCTTTCATGCAGCCATGAACTGAAACATCACAACTTCAAACCTTAACAGATTCAGGTGGATTTCATGTAGttacttcatttttcttcttcaccaaattattcattctttttgaaaattaacagaACAAATTTGGGGTTAGGGGCACTTTTAATAGTGCACATGCTATTAACTATACAAATTCGTTGTATATTCTTCAGGTGCAACATAATATACACGTTACACATGAGCTATCATTCTTTAGTAGATGTTTGTTGGGGCAGGTAGAAAAAACCTACATCACAAGTCATTGTGTTACCAATATAGAAATAACCCTACCCATTTACAAATGCAAACATTAGGCGTgaaaacgtttgtttatgCCTAGTTCAGCCTGAGGCTATCTTTTATaataataggccttttgcagctgggGTCATGTGACCAAATTTTTCCTAGAGAATTTTTACATTATGGGCTATAAGTTAAAgaatgccagaaatggaaagagcacatcgaaaatatgaaaatggccAAGTTTGAGCTCCCTGTAATGAAAGAGTGAGTTAATACAACAGTttgaatttttggaaaatttagaagTTTTGTATTGGAATTTTCCATACCAATTTCCtgattcttttaaaacttcagACTGTCTTAAAATCTCGTCTTTTAATGATGGGGGCCtcaaatttggccattttgatattCTCGACATGCTTTTACCATTTCTGGCATTTGttaagctatagcccataattttatgaaaagtaggTCACGTGATGGCTTAGCTGCAAACGGCCTATTGTTTTGGATACTTTTTGCATTGGTCAAACAGTGACTTGTGAGCTGTGTTACGTACCTGTTTGTTGTTAAGAGGGTACCAATACTAACCTTGATTTTTCTTATTATGGCGAAAATTAAGGCTTGAATACTTATGGTgttttacaacatttttttgtttaatctAGATTTGCACATCAACAATGAGCTTTCTGTGAACTCAGAAAGGTGTTGCTGCTTTTTTGGTGGTGAAGTAAAGCACATCAAATTGGTACAATGTTGATGAGTCAGGTTTCCACCATAAAAAGATAAGCAGTTTCAAAAGTAGAATAAAAAGCTCACAGTCTTCCAAAACACAAATGTTTGCATATTCTTGGTTTTCGTACAACATCATGGTGGCCCTCTCAAAATTTGTCACAATTTACTCCTGGTAAATGACTTCTTAAGCATCCATAGGGATCCATAGCAAAACATGGGTATGGCTAGCTGTTAACACTTACAAAACTTTGTTATCTTGGATTTTGTACTTTCAATATTGATTTATCATTTTAACAAATCACTTCACTATTTCCTTCTATGGCCCACAATATTTTTACGTCTCTTTATATCATGTATCACCCAAACCCAAACTATAAAGTTATCAGAAATATTCACTTTTATTAAGTATAATCTGCCTGATCCACTTTGCAGTGACCACTATACTTTTGAATTATTAATACTGAAGGGAACTTTAACCAAATATAATCTGTTGAGGTGTCATTCCTactttttgcttcattttgtctCCTATGTTATAAAATTAGTGTGCATTCCTGCTATATGCAAGCATAGTTGATGGAACTATCGCCTTTAACGAAGAGGCTTGGGTTTAATTCTACATGCAATGTCACATGGGTTGAGTGTATTAATTCACTTCTCTAAGGTTTTTGACATTCTGGTTTCCCctcttgtgaaaaaaaaaaacaagatttcAATTTGTTGAGATTAAGTTTGATTAATGTCCGTAACTATGGCTAGAACAGCTATGCTTAACTAAATCCTCTCCTGagacataaaaaaacaaactactGTCAGAcgaaaatttggcatcaaacaagttgataccTGATGAAAGGCTAGCACTTGAACTGTCAGCTTTTACAGTGAGTgttaatatacaactatcccccgaaggggaggtgaatagtggtggacaTATCCTGAGATGCAAAGTGttgaggtatatatccactgcTCTTCACAGACCCTGAGGGGAttgatagttgttttagtatttgccaaatcagatggataaaaaaatgccgcttcattaatggccacaatttcttcttctgaaactttcaccaaacgacgcgccatttttctttctgtttgcaaaacagtgaatatgcaagggatattccaagttccgggagccaatcaaaatgcgcgaaaattgctatccactgatatGGTAAATACTAATGATGATTATCAGTCTGTCTGACACcagattgttttgtttcacttccccaatCATAAGTCACTGCACAGGAACTATACCTTGCATTCAGCTGTCACTAGGCCTGGTTCAGAGGATGACAAATCTTACAGTAACTGTAGTTAATCATATCAAAGAGCATTTATGAACTGTGAATGTCAATCATTAAGTCATAATAATTGCAATCATCATAAACTAAGGAAAACTAATAATATTTTCCTGCAACTATGACGTAATACATGTGAACGGTACAATACCACCTATTATTAtgatcacaataataattgttgttacAAGAAATTAATTTATGATCATAAGAATGTATAATTAGTTATAATCATAAGCCTGTTATTACATCATAAGAATTAAGACATTTTGATCAGCTCTTTGTTGTGCTGTAGAGAccaaccataaaaaaaaaggaagcacaGATGCAACTGGCCAGAGCATTCACAAGCGATTGCAAGGTTCCTTCTCCAcatgttaattttttcataCAATTACGACTGTAAGGTCGTGTAAACCAGGCTTTAGGGTTTCTCTTGTGGTGTCATAATGTGGCAAATTAAACTAACACAGAGTTGTGTTTCGGTCAtgaaaaagtgaaacaaactGATTCCATGAGAAAGAAAGGTCAATCCCATCaaacaggaaatgaaaaagaacagACATTTGGCTGAGAAGAAATTGCTTGAATTTATTGCAAAGAGATATATTTGGTTAGCTGTTGATGAAGCCATTTACACCACATAGTGCCAACAGTcaactgaaaagcaaaaaatgagagaaaatgATCAGAGGAAAAACAACTTATAACAATGAATCATATAAACATAACTTGGATAAAACACGTGTTCTGTTGGCGAACTGGCCATTTACTATTTGCCTATGGGTGCACATTCGCTGAAGACAGCCAACGTGTGATCTAACTTTCCGAGATTtttggaaagaagaaaatggcGTCACTAGGGCATCAGTCCCAGTTTTCATGAAGACACATTTTTCTCCTCTTTGAATTGGGGTGAATCTCTACAGAGCTCAAAATAGAAAGATGTAGCCATAAAGGTTAATCAGCCAGGGAAAAAGGAGGATTGAAGCGACTTCTCCGTGAATTTTCCCCTCTAGTTTCTCTCTCACTGAAATAGTGCCTATTGTGATAATCAGTCTCTCATTTCATTATTAGGGAACTTACACAACAGGACAGCTGGGACACTTGGGACAGcagaatgatgaaaaaatgtcGCTTAAGACTGGGAGAGCACAGTCTCGCACgacattttttcatcattctgCCGTCCCGAGTCTTCCAGCTGTCCTGTTGCGCAAGCTCCCTGTTACCTACAACCCTGGCGCTGGTTTTAACTGACCACACCATGGTAATGATATGCATAAGAGAACTTGTTGTGCAACAGCACCTTTTGTTACTAATGAGAAAAAGGTCCTTCTGAATATTATATAAGAACAAAAGAGCAAAGTTGAATTCAAGaggacaaatttgcatttttctttgtttgtgcaCAAGAAAATGCAAACTCTCTGCCTTgtcattcttttcttcttgcacaatttgaaagtggcctattggaTCTGCTTGAGCTAACAAAACTTGTCAGAAGTGAATAATAGTCAATATTGTTTTGCCAAcaggaaacaagaaaaagtaaaagaaataatcaagatgtaataatttattattagcATTCATTTAAAACTAAGAGCAATGTACCTTTTAGCGAAGGGTCAATGGGTTGAGGTTCTGCACGGCCAGCAgcctaaacaaacaaataaactttgtTCACATGCAAACCTTTTCAGTATACAGTCAAACAGATCTTTGCATGATCATTAGCCCTATTAGCATGTGttcaaaaatatattattgttGCTTAATATTAGCAAAAGCacttttgataaaaattatgtgaaaaaaGGTTACCATtgcaatataattattatttgttcaGGCTACTAAGTGGTTTCAAGATTTTGACAAACATCCcttgtacaaaaaaaattccaatttATCAACACACAGGTTACAGCTAATTTGAGGATAACAGCAATTATTTGTCTTGACAACCAAGCATGCAATCAGAGACCTTCAGGGTACAGTACTAGTGATCAACCACAGTTTGCCAACTGATGAAATCACCTTTGTACCCGAGTTTCAAAGGAGCGAATTCATACCCCCTCTCCAGAATACTATCACTCGGTGCCCTGTTTCTTAGTTCCCACCATTTTCGTAatgactttgttttgtttctgcaTAGTAGCTTGTGTCAAGAGATACATGTGTTCACTTGAAGCTAATTAACACTCCACTAATAGTGGAGTGTTAATTTGCTTGAACTATAAACGCTGCTAGATAGCTAGATAATTTCTGCCTTAATTATTACTTGTTATGTTGTGATTGTTGTAAGTCTACAAATAAAGGTAGAAAATGTCTGCATACCTGTGGATAATTGTACCTACAGTAACAATATACTTACATGATTTAGAATGTTTGCAGCTTCGTCTTCAGGTATTCTGTAAGGGGACTTCTCAACACTGATATTTTTGCtgagaaaaacaatattaagTAACAGTGGGTTCCAAAGTGTCGgcaataaaatatttccttcCAACAAAGTAATGTTTATCATTATAGCATCTActaaaatgatgaaatgatagaAATGCTTATAACATCAAGATTTCCTCACCACGCCAGTCCTTTgtcattttccaattttttcatAATCAAATTGCTCCAGCATTCATGGGTTTCTTTGATAATCTTCATCGCAAATTCCTAgaggtcagaaaaaaaatagtaaaattgcgttttgtctttgttaaaTGTTTATACCCATCTGATAGGAAATTCAAGACTTCAATACCCCACACCTACAAAGAAAGGgcttttttccaaaaaaaaattttttttttttcatattagCACTGGTGCATGCAAACTTTGTTCAAATCCCTTTCAACCATTTCTCTAATTTATTGACCACCTTCTATACACCAATATTGTAACATTTTTGTAACATCAAAAGATGTTAAAattaaaggagaaaaacaaaaaaaatcatgagaTGTTTCTTACTTTGTTCTTAGCTTCACCATTAAAGGCAAACTCATTTTCTTTACTTCCTGCTGGAATTTTGTAGATCTTGAACCACTGAACTGTAGCCTTGTAAATTGAGAACATAcacacaaaattgttttatacCTTTGttattaaatgaaaatattaatattatttgttattttttttataattattatcacaacaattattgtagtattaaattactttaaaaaataattaaattttgtgttgttgttattactatcattattcctacttttattattatgaattgAAACATCAGTGGTCTAAGAAACATTCTGTCTGATTCTACCACTTAATTGTCACACACTTTCTTTCCATTTCAGGTAAAAaccttgcatttttcaaaaatccaGCAAGCCCACTCACTAGATGATACTTTTTCTTGTATAATTCTCCCTTATGATTAGTTGTGTGATACGTACAGTAACGAAAAATGTGAACATGATGATATTCACACATTACAATCATGTACGTTGCTTTAGAcagtataatattatttattttgtttttttttttataaagttAACACTAATGCAATTTTCTTTCTcactgcaaaaaagaaaatgtgcaAGTATTGTCAATCTTAAActcttgaataaaaatattttcaaccaTTTTCA
This window harbors:
- the LOC141860400 gene encoding nucleolar transcription factor 1-like, which gives rise to MASTRDVNGTASNGKNTVSWSHDQDLKLLEKVESHLNSFEAEKQVFPKDLKWREIAFDDFDEHEVKKHWATITSGVRKIRNAREILEDTKIKIEHGKPTRKRKKDARDPSIPLKPKTAYFLFMEKKKPRVAAKHPSLSILEIAAKVGKKWREMSEDEREKYKAIYRENKEQYDRDLAQYFLENNPGVTPPKTAFELWSKGKAKELKDSRPDIPEKKLNKKLKKYWESLEDKEDWERKAKKETEKFLKRMRGKAQRDKV